The Deltaproteobacteria bacterium genomic sequence GAGCGGGAAGTGCATTTCCTCCCAGTCGCGGATGCGCTCGAGATGCGGGCGCTCGTGGACCGGCTCGCGGGCGTAGTCGAGGAATCCCGTCGGCTTGCCCATCTAGTTGCCGCCCACCCGCGCTTCGTCCCGCGCGTTCGCTTCGAATGCCGCCATCTCCGCCTGCTCCGCCGAAAGACCCTGCGCGCGGAACTTCTCCTGCGCGTCGAGCATCCGCCGGTAGTCGTTGGGCAGCACGCGGACGATCTTCGCCGCGTTTTCTCCCCAGCGCTCCAGCACCCTGCGGGCCAGCGCGCTCCCGGTGAAGTCGCGGTGCCGCTCGATCATTCTTCGAACCACCGTCAGCTCCGACTCGGTGGCGGCACCGAGCTGGACCATCTGCGGGTTGCAGCGGCTGGCGAAACGGCCGTCGGCATCCAACACGTAAGCGACGCCGCCCGACATCCCGGCTGCGAAGTTCCGCCCGGTAGGACCGAGCACCACCACGCGGCCGCCGGTCATGTACTCGCAGCCGTGGTCGCCCACGGCCTCGACTACCGCATCGATCCCGGAGTTGCGCACGCAGAACCGCTCGCCGGCGACGCCGCGGATGTACGCTTCTCCCGACGTGGCGCCGTAGAACGCGACGTTGCCGATGATGATGTTCTCCTCCGGCACGAATCGCGCGCCCTCGGGCGGGAAGACGATGATGCGTCCGCCGCTCAGGCCCTTGCCGATGTAGTCGTTCGCGTCGCCCTCGAGCAGAAGAGTCATCCCGCGAGGGATGAACGCGCCGAACGACTGGCCCGCGGAGCCCTTGAAATGAAAGTGGATGGTGTCGTCGGGCAAGCCCTCGGGCCCGTAACGCCGCGTCACCTCGCTCCCGGTCATCGTACCGACCACGCGGTTGGTGTTGCGGATGGGCAGCATGGCGCGCACCGGCGTCTTCGCGTCCAGCGCTGGCTTCGCCAGCTCCAGCAGTGTCGTTCCGTCGAGCGACTTCTCCAGAGCGTGGTCCTGCGGCTGCCGGCAGGTGCGGCCGTAATGCTTGGGGACCGTGGGCTTGAAGAGGATCCGGCTGAAGTCGACGTTCCGCGCCTTCCAGTGATCGACCGCTCGGCGCATCTCGATGCGCTCCGACCGCCCGACCATCTCCTCGACGGTGCGGAAGCCCAGCTCCGCCATGTACTCGCGCACTTCCTGGGCGATGAAGCGCATGAAGTTCACCACGTGCTCGGGCTTTCCGGCGAACTTGGCGCGCAGCCGCGGATCCTGGGTGGCGATCCCGACCGGACAGGTATTGAGGTGGCAGGCGCGCATCATGATGCAGCCCAACGCCACCAGCGGGGCGGTGGCGAAGCCGAACTCCTCGGCTAATGCGGCTGCGCAGGTCGTTCAGGACCAGCACTTGATGGGTCTCGGCGAGGCCCAGCTCCCAGGGAATGCCGGCGTGCTTGATCGACGTCAGCGGGGAGGCGCCGGTGCCGCCGTCATGACCGGAGATCAGCACCACGTCGGCGTGCGCCTTGGCGACGCCGGCGGCGATGGTCCCGACCCCCAGCTCCGCCACCAGCTTCACACTGATGCGGGCGTCCCTGTTCGCGTTCTTCAGGTCGTGGATCAGCTCCTTGAGATCCTCGATGGAGTAGATGTCGTGGTGCGGCGGCGGCGAGATCAGTCCCACGCCGGGAGTGGCGTGGCGCACTTTCGCGATCCACGGATAGACCTTGGCGCCAGGAAGCTGGCCCCCTTCCCCGGGCTTGGCGCCGTGCACGATCTTGATCTGCTGCCCGCGGGCGTTGACCAGGTAGTAGTTCGTCACGCCGAAGCTTCCAACTGGTACCGGGCAGGATCCTCGCCGCCTTCGCCGGTATTCGACTTGCCGCCGATGCGGTTCATGGCCACGGCGAGCATCTCGTGCGCTTCCTTGGAGATGGAGCCGTAGCTCATCGCGCCCGTCTTGAAGCGGCGCATGATCGACTCGACCGGCTCGACCTCGTCGAGGCGCACCGGCTTGGTGGCGGTGCGGAAGTCCATCAAGCCGCGCAGCGTGCAGAGCTGCTTCGACTGATCGTCGACCAGCGCCGAGTACTCCTGGAAGGCGCGGTAGCTTCCCGTCCGGCAGGCGTGCTGCAGCTTGTGGATGGTCTCCGGATTCACCAGGTGGAACTCGCCTCCGGAGCGGTACTGGTACTCGCCGCCCGCGGGGAGGCTGGTGTGCACGATGGGCCGCTTGGGCGGAAAGCCGCGCTCGTGGCGCATCCGCGCTTCCTTGGCGACGACGTCGATGCCGACTCCGCCCACGCGCGACGCCGTCCAGGTGAAGTACTCGTCGACGAAGTCCTGCGAGAGCCCGATCGCCTCGAAGACCTGCGCGCCGTGGTAGCTCTGCACGGTGCTGATCCCCATCTTGGAGATCACCTTCACCATCCCCTTGGCGACCGCCTTCAGGTACTTCTTCTCCGCGTCGGCGGCGGGACCCGGGATCAGGCCCTGCTTCACCTGATCGTGCACGGTCTCCATCGCCAGGTACGGGTTCACCGCGCTGGCGCCGTACCCGATGAGCAGCGCGAAGTGATGCACCTCGCGCGGCTCCCCGCTCTCCACGATCAACGAGCAGCGCGTCCGCGTTCCCTCGCGGATCAGGTGGTGGTGCAGCGCGGACACCGCCAGCAGCGAGGGAATCGGCGCCGCCTCCGCGTCGTGGCCGCGATCCGAGAGCACCAGCAGATTGAACCCTTCCGCGACGCACTCGGAAGCCTTCCAGCGCAGGTCCTCGAGCGCGCTGCGCAGCGCCGCTCCGTCGCCGCTGGGCTTGAACAGGGTGGGAAGCTTGACCGCCTTGAACCCGTGCGTCCCAGGGCCGCCGTCGAGCGCGCGGATCCTCGCCAGCTCGTCGTTGGTGAGGATGGGAGAAGGCAGCGCGAGCTGGCGGCACGACTCCGGCCCGGGCTCTAGCAGATTGCCCTCGGGTCCGATCGACGTCTCCGACGACATGATGATCTCTTCGCGGATCGCGTCGACGGGCGGATTGGTGACCTGCGCGAAGAGCTGCTTGAAGTAGTTGAAGAGGAGTTGCGGTCGCTCGGACAACACGGCGAGTGGCGTGTCGGTCCCCATCGAACCCACGGCCTCGTTGCCCGTGGTCGCCATGGGCGTGATCAAGAGCTTCACGTCCTCGGACGTGTACCCGAAGACCTCCTGCCGGCGAATGACGGTCTCGCGATCGGGATGGATCGGTCGCACCGGCGTCGGCAGATCCTGGATGCGGACCATCGATTTGCGCAGCCATTCGCCGTAGGGCGCCTGCCGCGCGATACGCTCCTTGAGCTCCTCGTCGGAGACGATGCGCTGCTGCTCGGTGTCGACGAGGAAGATGCGGCCCGGCGGCAGCCGCCCCTTCTCCAGCACTTTCTCGGCGGGGATGTCGAGGACGCCGACTTCGGAGGACATCACCACCAGGTCGTCGGTCGTGACGTAGTAACGCGAGGGCCGCAGGCCATTGCGATCGAGCACGGCGCCCACGCGAACGCCGTCGGTGAATGCGATGGAAGCCGGCCCGTCCCAGGGCTCCATCAGGCATGAATGGAACTCGTAGAACGCCTTCCGTTCGGCGCTCATCGTCTCGTCCCGCACGTACGGCTCGGGCACCATCATCATCATCGCGTGCGGCAGCTCGCGGCCGGCGAGCGTGAGCAGCTCGAGGACGTTGTCGAACATCGCCGAGTCGGAACCCTCGGTGTCGACGACGGTGAGGATCTTCTTCAGGTCGCTGCCAAAGAGCCGGGACTGCATCATCGACTGGCGCGCGTGCATCCAGTTGATGTTGCCGCGGAGCGTGTTGATCTCGCCGTTGTGCGAGATGTACCGATACGGGTGCGCTCGCCCCCAGGAAGGGAACGTGTTGGTGGAGAACCGCGAGTGCACCATCGAGATGGCCGACGAGACGGCGGAATCCTGCAGGTCCAGATAGAACCGCCGCAACTGCCCGGCGTTGAGCATCCCCTTGTAGACGATGGTCTTGGAGCTGAGGCTGGGAATGTAGAAGTAGCCGCGTCCAGGGATGGCGGACCGCGAGACCTTCTTCTCCAGGAGCCGCCGGATCACGTACAGCTTGCGCTCGAACGCCGCATCGGCCTCCGATGCTCCGCGCGTTCGCGCTCCGCCCGTCGCCGGCGAAGCCGGCTCCTCCTCGATGTCCGCGGCGCGCCCGATGAAGACTTGCCTGATCACCGGCTGGCTCGCCTTCGCCGACCCCCCGAGCGTCGAGTTGTCGGTCGGGACGTCGCGCCAGCCGAGGAGCTGCTGGCCCTCGTCGCGGATGGTCTCGTCGAACAGCCGGTAGATGGCCTCGCGGCCCGGCTCGCTGGGAGGCAGGAACACCATCCCGACGCCGTACCTGCCGCGCCCCGGCAACCCAAGACCGAGCTTGCCGCATTCCGCGGCCAGGAAGGCGTGCGGCGTCTGCAGCAGGATGCCGGCGCCGTCGCCGGTCTCCTTCTCCGCTCCCGTCGCGCCGCGGTGCTCGAGGTTGCAGAGGACCTCGAGCGACTTCACGACGATGTCGTGCGAAGGCCGGCCCTTGATGTCGACGACGAACCCGAAGCCACACGAGTCGTGCTCGAGCGCCGGATCGTACAGGCCTTGCGCGGGAGGAAGCCCTGCTTCTGCTGCCATGTTCATCCCTTGTACGGGGCATCGGAAACCCCGAAATTCATAGTTCAACGCAGCGGGGCGCTGAACGCAACGTGATTCTGCCGCGCTGCGGCAATGCCCCCGCGAGACTCAGACAAAAACGTCGGAATCACCGGCCGCTGAACGGTGCAGTGACCGCCGATGTGGCGGCGTCAGCCGTCCCGATGCGGCGGAACGAGCCGTCCAGCTTCTCGCGCCCGAGCAGCGCCCGGTCAACCCCTTGCGCTTGCATCCAGGTAGCCAGCCGTGCTTTTTCCTGCAGCCCCATCCTTGGAGAATTCGCATGCCCCGCCGCATTGCGCTCGCGTTCGTCGTCGCCGCCGTGGCCTGCTCGGGAGACCTCCCGTCGCTCTCGACGCAGCAGGAGGACATCACCGTCTCGAAGGTCGTGGACGTCAGCCAGGACGAGCTGTCGGAGAACGAGACGCCCATCGCCGTCAATCCGACCGATCCGCAGAACCTCATCACCGGCGCGAACGATTGGAACTACAACGACGGCTGCGCGATGAACGCGAGCTTCGACGGCGGTAAGAGCTGGACGCCGGCGCTGCCCAACGGCTACTTGCCTGGGGTGACGAAGTTCACCAACGACCCCGCGGTGCCAGGAACGGGCATGTACGACGCGGGCGGAGACCCGCAGATCGCCTTTGGCCCCGACGGAACCGCCTACTACGTCTGCCAGGCCTTCAATTTCTTCCCGCCGTTTGAAATTGCGCTGCTCGTCTCGCGCTCCTCCGACGGCGGCAGGACTTGGCTGGACGGCGTCAGCGAGAAGCTCGCCAAGGTGAACGCCTGGCAGGGCAACGGCAAGGAGAAGGGCTCAAACGGTCAGTTCGCCGACCACGAGTCCATCCATGTGGATACGCATCCGGGCAGCCCGTACTACGGGTCGGTCTACGTGACCTGGGTGCAGTTCAACGGCAACGTGCACTCGCCGGTCTATGTCTCGTACTCGCGCGACGGCGCACGGAACTTCACTGCGCCGATCAAGGTGACCTCTGGCAACATCCGGAACAACCAGGATGCGCGCATGGTCTCCGCGCCCGATGGCACCCTCCATCTCACTTTCGACAACGGCCTGCAGGGCCACAAGGGACTCGCGTTCTTCACAACCAGGTCGACCGACGGAGGCAACACCTGGAGCGATGCGGTGGAATTCGCGCTCCTGGCGAATCCGGTCTGCACCTTCCCGCCGTACTGCTTCAACATCGCCGGGCTGCCCTTCCGGTCGGGCGGAACGTACGCGGCCCCCGCCTTCGATCCGGTGCGCAATCGACTGGTAGCGATCTGGCCCGACATCGTCGGACAGTACGCGCAGATCTACATGTCGTGGGCGCCGGCGAGCGATCTGAGCCGCTGGTCGACCCCGGTGGCCATCGCGCCAGCCGCGGGTGACAGATTCCAGAACGAGCTCACCATCGCCCCCAACGGCCGCTACGACGTGTCGTTCTACGACCGCAGCTACACGAAGAATGCGCAGGTGGACGTCACCTACGCGCAGAGCCTCGACGCCGGCGTCACGTGGGCGACGCGCAGGGTGTCTCAGAAGAGCTTCGATCCCGGGGTTTGGGGCGTGCCCAGCTCGAACGCGCAGGGTTTCCGGCCGTTCATCGGCGACTACAACGGGCAGTACTCGACGAACTCGTCCGTCGGCATCGCGTGGACCGGAGTGTCGGCGCCAGCGCCGCTGAACCTGGACATCGATTTCGCGGCGGTCACGCCTTGATTTGAGTCCCGTCACGCCGACGGCGACGCTGCGGCGCGCGCAAGCTGGCGCACGAGCGCGAGCACCGACTCGCACGTCGGCACCGGGACTGCGGTCAGGCGCGCCATCTCGACTACCGCCCCCAAGAGGGCGTCGATCTCCATGGGCCGCCCGCGCTCCAGGTCCACCAGCGTTGACGGCTTGTGAGACCCGACCTCCGCCGCCCCCGCGATCCGCGCGTCGACGTCCAGCGGAAGCTTCACGCCGACCTTCTCGGCGACGCCCTGCGCTTCCACCATCATCGTCCGCGCCAGCGCCCGGGTCTCGGGGTTGGCGATCACGGCATCGAGCGGCGACCGCGTGAGCGCGCAGATCATGTTGAACGAGAGGTTCCCCCAGAGCTTCACCCACAGGTTCTCGCGAATGCGCGGCCGCACCGGCGCCCGCAGACCCGCCTTGATCATGAGCTGCGAGAACACCTGCGCCCGCTCGCTCTTCGAGCCGTCGGGCTCGCCGAGATCGAATCGGTTCGAATAGGTGTGCTCGATCACGCCGGGCGCGACCAGGTCGGTCGCAGGGTAGACGATGCAGCCGACGACGCGCGGCGGCGGCAACAGGTCCCAGAGCTTTCCGTCCGGATCGACGCTCTGCAGGCGCGTGTTCTCGTACCGCCCGCCCGATTTGTAGAAGTACCACCAGGGGACGCCGTTGATCGCCGGCACCAAGGTGGTTTGCTTGCCGATCAGGTGCTGGATCGAGGGCGCAGCCGCCGGCAGCGAGTGCGCCTTCACCGCGATGACGACGAAGTCCTGCGCTCCGAGCTCGCGGGCGTCGTCGGTGCACCGCGGTCGCACGACGATGGTCTCGCCGCCGCTGCGGAGGGTCAGCCCATTCGCCTTCATCGCCGCCAGATGCGGACCGCGTGCGACGCAGCTCACGTCCGCCTCGCCGGCGCTCGCCAACTTCGCCGCCACGTAGCCGCCGATGGCGCCGGCGCCAAAGACGCAGACGTTCATTTGTCGAGCCCCAGCTTTGCCGCCAGCCCGATCCGCTGCAGCTTTCCCGTCGGTCCGCGCGGCAGCTCGGTGACGAAGACGATCTTGTGCGGCACCTTGTAATGGGCGAGGTGCTTTCCGGCGAATTCCCGCAGCTCACGCTCGGTGGCCGTCTTCCCTTCCTTCAGCACCACCGCGGCCGCCACTTCCTCGCCCAGGTTCTCCTGCGGCATCCCGAACGTGAGCGCGAGTTGGACCGAGGGATGGTCCATCAGCACGACGTCGACCTCCAGCGGCGAAACCTTCTCGCCTCCGCGGTTGATCATCTCCTTCAGGCGACCGATGATCCGCAGATACCCGTCCTCGTCGAGCGAGCCTTGGTCGCCCGTGCGGAACCAGCCGTTGACGAATGCCTTGGCGTTCGCTTCCGGGTTGTTGACGTAGCCGCGGGTGACGTTGGGACCGCGCACCACGATCTCGCCGCCCGCGCCCTGGGGAAGCAACGTGCCGGCATCGTCCATGATGCCGACCTCCGGGCCGGCGGCAATGCCGACCGAGCCGGGCTTGCGCGGCCGCGGAGGCAGTGGATTGGAGGCCATCTGGTGAGACGCCTCGGTCATTCCATACGCCTCGATCACCGGCGCCTGGAACGCCGCCTCCAGCTCCGCCATCAGGCGAGGGCGCAGCGAGGCCGACGACGAGCGGAGCAACCGCAGCCGCCGGCGAGCGAGGATCTCCTTGTTCCGCTCGGCGCGGCCGAGGATCGCGCGATGCATGGTGGGAACGCCAGTGGTCCAGGTGGGGTGAATCTCCTCGACCCAGTGGAAGAAACGCAGCGCATTGAACCCCGGGGTCACGAACACCTGCGCTCCCGCGGAGAGCGACGACAGCACACCCGCCACCAGCCCGTGGATGTGGAAGAGCGGCATGATCTGCAGGCAAGTGTCGTCCGGCGTCAGCGCGAGCGCGGCGGCGATGTGCCTCGCCGAGGCGCTCAAATTCGACTGCGTGAGCGGGACGAGCTTCGGGCGAGCTGTGGTTCCGCTGGTGTGCAGCAAAAGCGCGATGTCCTCACCCTTCCCGGTGCCCGGCGACTTCGCCTTTCCACGCAACGTCGGGGGAGCCTCCAGCCGGAAGGCCCCCGCGCCCTTTGCAGGCTCCGGATGCAGCTCGACGACGGGGATGGAGAGCTTCGCCGCCACCTTTCGCGCTGGCGAGTCCACGCCGGCCTCGACCACGAGGGCCTTCGGGCTCAGGTCGCCCAGGTAGAAGTCGAGCTCGTCCTCGCGGTAGCCGGGATTCAACGGCGCCGTCGCGACTCCCGTGGCGAGGCACGGGAAGGCAGCGGCCATTTCCGGCCCGTTGCGCAGGACCATCGCGACGCGGTCGCCGCGTCCGATTCCCATCGCGTTGACGGCGTCGATGGTGCGCGCCGCCAGCTCGCGCAAGGCGTGCCAGGTCAGCGGCTTCGAAGAATCGGGCGCGCTGATGGCGCTCGATCCGGCGGCGCCCCGCGAGAGCTGCGTCAGAATGGCGTCGGGATCCTGCACGGTGTCGCGTCTATCACGGACGCGCCTCCCCAGCGTGCATCGGTTCGCCGGATCCGTCCACCTCGAAGCGCAACTCGCGATCGCCGAGGTTCTCGAAATGGCTCTCGACTTCCGCCTCGCTGACGTCGGCGAGCGACGAATGCCGCCACCTGGGCTTCTGGTCCTTGTCGATCAAGACGGCGCGCACGCCTTCGTAGAAGTCCGGGCCGGCGATCACGTGCATCATCGCGCGGTACTCGAGCGTCAACGCGTCTTCGATCTCGAGAGCCGAGCCCTCCTGATTGACGCGCAATGCGAGCTTGAGGCTGAGCGGCGAGGCGCGATCCATCGCCGAGAGCGCGTCCTTTGCCCACTGCGAATCCTCGCTCCGCAGCGCGGAGACGATCGCCTCGACCGTGTCGTGCCGGAAGCAGCGATCGATCGCCGGCCGCAGCGCCGCCAGCCTCGATCTTCCCGGATCGGCGGCGAATCGCGCCACCACGGCGCCGACGTCCGCCGACTCAGTCGCCAACGCCTCGGCGAGCCCGGCGAACCGCGCTTGCGGCACGAAATGCCGCGCCAGCCCAAGGGACATCGCGTCCGCGGCATCCGCGCGCGCGCCGGTGAGCGAGAGAAAGAGACCGATCTTTCCGGGCGTACGGCCGAGGAACCGGGTGGCAGCGACGTCCGGAAACGACCCGATGAAGACCTCCGGCATGGCGAATACGGTGGTCTCCGAGGCGACGCAGTGTGAGCCGTTCACCGAGAGACCCGCTCCGCCGCCCATGGTGATTCCGTGCGTCAGCGCAACCCATGGTTTGCGGAAGCGGTGGATGCGCCGCATCAGGTGAAACTCTTCGCGGAAAAGCTCCGTCTTGTAGTCGCCGGGCCCAGGCGGATGATGGCGTGAGGCGTGCACGGCGCGCACGTCGCCGCCGGCGCAGAACGCGCGTCCTTCGCCGCGCAGCATCACCGCGTGCACGGAGCGATCCGACTCCCAGGCGGCGATTTGCCGATCGAGCGAACGGACCATCTCCAGCGTCAGCGCGTTGAGCGCTTTCGGCCGGTTCAGCGTGGCGACGCCGAGCCGGCGCCGCTGTTCGAACTGGACGCTGTCGATCATCAGTCGGACCGTGCTGCAATCCACGATTCGACCTTGGGCCACGTCCCCTTCGACGCCCCGCTGCCGGCCATCACGCCGATGTGACCACCCGGGACCTTCAGCTCCGTCTTGTCCAGGCTCCCCACCTTGTCGAGCAGCCGCGCAGACTGGCATGGCGGCGTGATGTGGTCGTCGACGGCGATGACGTTGAGGAGGTTCGCCCGCAGGTCGTTCAGATCGACCTTCTCGCCGCGGATGGTGAGCGTACCGTTCATCAGCTTGTTGCCGCGATAGAAGTCGACGATGAACTGGCGGTAGGCGCCGCCCGCGAGCGGGATGGCGTCGTTCACCCAGGTGTTCATGGCGTGCCAGGACTCGACCACCTTCGGGTTGTCGAGGTTGTCCAGCAGCCGCACGTAGCCGCCGACGAAGTTCTCCACCGGCTTCAGCATCTTGGCGCCGTAATCGATCAGGCCGGCGGGCATGTTCCCGAACGCCTGCAACACGCGATCGACGTCGAAGTACCGCTCCTCGGTCATCCTCGCGAGCGAGATCTGCTCCCTGTCGGTGAAGTCCAGCGGCGCGGTCAGCAGGATCAGGCTCTTCAGCCCCTCTACGTTCCCGCGCAGCGACGCATAGAGCGTGGAGAGCATCGCTCCGATGCACCAGCCAAGCAGGTTGAACGTTTCCGAGCCGGAAACCGCCTTCAGCTTGCGCACCGCGCGGGGGATGTACTCCAGGGCGTAGTCGCCGAGGTTCATCTCCGCGTCTTCGGGACCCGGGACGCCCCAGTCGAGCAGGTAGAGGTCGTATCCCTTGTTCAGCATGTACTCGACGAAGCTGTTTCCCGGGCGCAGGTCGAGGATCGACGAGCGGTTCATCAAGGCGAAGATCAGGAGCAGAGGGATGCGGTGGCGCTCCTCCGCCGGCTTCACAGGCGTGTACCGGTAGAGCGTCGCTTTGTTCAGCGTCCAGATGGCCTGGCGCGGGGTCTGGCCGATGGGTGCTTTGGTCGTGGTGACTTTGACCAGGTTATCGACCATCGTGGAAAACCGATCGAGGAGACCCGGCGAGCTTTCTTGCGTGCCGGCCAAGGTCAAGCCTCCTTGGCGGCGATGGACGACCCGTTGTCAGGCTTCACCTCGCGATCGCGCGCCGCCGGCCCGCGCTGAGGCCGCGGTCCCGCCGACCGTCGAAGCTGCTCGAGAGCGGCGCCGAGATCGTCGAGCGTCATCTCGATGTGCGTGAGCCGCTGGGCGATCCCGAGGACTTCTTCCCGCGAGGGCATGTTCATCTGCGCCAGCAGCGGAGACATTACCGACTCGCTGGCCTTGCGGAAGAGCGCCAGGCCGAGCAGCGCCGGCTTGACGATCATCCCCTGCAGCCGCTGGTACTCGTGCGAGCTGGTGAGGTTGAGCGCCAGTTTCGCCCAGGCGTCCATGACGCCGTCGCGCGCATCCTGCAACAGCTTCTTGACGTCGATCTTCTTCTCGGCCTCGCCCATGTTCGCCTCCGCGATCAGTGATCTAATCCACTGGACAGGGAAAAGGGTACCCCTGCCGGAGGATGGCGGTTGGGTTCTCGAGGCCAGGGTCCGGCCGCCCGTTGGGCGACCGGACCGATACCACTTACGCCTTGGGCGTGAAGAGATCCGCGGCGCTGCGGGTCGCCGCCAGCACCAGCTTCCGCCACTCGCCGCCGATCTGCTCGGCGAAGGCGATCTGCTCGTGCGCGGCGCGGTTCGCGCCCTCCACGAGCTCGTTCATCTGTGCCACGCTCTTGCTCTGCAGCCTGGCGAGCTCGGCAACCGCCGCCTCGAAGCGAGCGGTCTGCTCCGCGATGAGCTTTTCCATCGTGGGAATGGTCTTCTCGGTCTGTTCGGCCATCTTGTCGTTGCTCCGGTATAAGAACGGGTCGTTGCCGGCCCGTTGGTTTTGTGCAGTGCAACATAACGTCTCGCTCTGCGC encodes the following:
- a CDS encoding exo-alpha-sialidase; translation: MPRRIALAFVVAAVACSGDLPSLSTQQEDITVSKVVDVSQDELSENETPIAVNPTDPQNLITGANDWNYNDGCAMNASFDGGKSWTPALPNGYLPGVTKFTNDPAVPGTGMYDAGGDPQIAFGPDGTAYYVCQAFNFFPPFEIALLVSRSSDGGRTWLDGVSEKLAKVNAWQGNGKEKGSNGQFADHESIHVDTHPGSPYYGSVYVTWVQFNGNVHSPVYVSYSRDGARNFTAPIKVTSGNIRNNQDARMVSAPDGTLHLTFDNGLQGHKGLAFFTTRSTDGGNTWSDAVEFALLANPVCTFPPYCFNIAGLPFRSGGTYAAPAFDPVRNRLVAIWPDIVGQYAQIYMSWAPASDLSRWSTPVAIAPAAGDRFQNELTIAPNGRYDVSFYDRSYTKNAQVDVTYAQSLDAGVTWATRRVSQKSFDPGVWGVPSSNAQGFRPFIGDYNGQYSTNSSVGIAWTGVSAPAPLNLDIDFAAVTP
- a CDS encoding 2-dehydropantoate 2-reductase, with the protein product MNVCVFGAGAIGGYVAAKLASAGEADVSCVARGPHLAAMKANGLTLRSGGETIVVRPRCTDDARELGAQDFVVIAVKAHSLPAAAPSIQHLIGKQTTLVPAINGVPWWYFYKSGGRYENTRLQSVDPDGKLWDLLPPPRVVGCIVYPATDLVAPGVIEHTYSNRFDLGEPDGSKSERAQVFSQLMIKAGLRAPVRPRIRENLWVKLWGNLSFNMICALTRSPLDAVIANPETRALARTMMVEAQGVAEKVGVKLPLDVDARIAGAAEVGSHKPSTLVDLERGRPMEIDALLGAVVEMARLTAVPVPTCESVLALVRQLARAAASPSA
- a CDS encoding AMP-dependent synthetase — protein: MQDPDAILTQLSRGAAGSSAISAPDSSKPLTWHALRELAARTIDAVNAMGIGRGDRVAMVLRNGPEMAAAFPCLATGVATAPLNPGYREDELDFYLGDLSPKALVVEAGVDSPARKVAAKLSIPVVELHPEPAKGAGAFRLEAPPTLRGKAKSPGTGKGEDIALLLHTSGTTARPKLVPLTQSNLSASARHIAAALALTPDDTCLQIMPLFHIHGLVAGVLSSLSAGAQVFVTPGFNALRFFHWVEEIHPTWTTGVPTMHRAILGRAERNKEILARRRLRLLRSSSASLRPRLMAELEAAFQAPVIEAYGMTEASHQMASNPLPPRPRKPGSVGIAAGPEVGIMDDAGTLLPQGAGGEIVVRGPNVTRGYVNNPEANAKAFVNGWFRTGDQGSLDEDGYLRIIGRLKEMINRGGEKVSPLEVDVVLMDHPSVQLALTFGMPQENLGEEVAAAVVLKEGKTATERELREFAGKHLAHYKVPHKIVFVTELPRGPTGKLQRIGLAAKLGLDK
- a CDS encoding enoyl-CoA hydratase/isomerase family protein, giving the protein MIDSVQFEQRRRLGVATLNRPKALNALTLEMVRSLDRQIAAWESDRSVHAVMLRGEGRAFCAGGDVRAVHASRHHPPGPGDYKTELFREEFHLMRRIHRFRKPWVALTHGITMGGGAGLSVNGSHCVASETTVFAMPEVFIGSFPDVAATRFLGRTPGKIGLFLSLTGARADAADAMSLGLARHFVPQARFAGLAEALATESADVGAVVARFAADPGRSRLAALRPAIDRCFRHDTVEAIVSALRSEDSQWAKDALSAMDRASPLSLKLALRVNQEGSALEIEDALTLEYRAMMHVIAGPDFYEGVRAVLIDKDQKPRWRHSSLADVSEAEVESHFENLGDRELRFEVDGSGEPMHAGEARP
- a CDS encoding alpha/beta fold hydrolase, coding for MAGTQESSPGLLDRFSTMVDNLVKVTTTKAPIGQTPRQAIWTLNKATLYRYTPVKPAEERHRIPLLLIFALMNRSSILDLRPGNSFVEYMLNKGYDLYLLDWGVPGPEDAEMNLGDYALEYIPRAVRKLKAVSGSETFNLLGWCIGAMLSTLYASLRGNVEGLKSLILLTAPLDFTDREQISLARMTEERYFDVDRVLQAFGNMPAGLIDYGAKMLKPVENFVGGYVRLLDNLDNPKVVESWHAMNTWVNDAIPLAGGAYRQFIVDFYRGNKLMNGTLTIRGEKVDLNDLRANLLNVIAVDDHITPPCQSARLLDKVGSLDKTELKVPGGHIGVMAGSGASKGTWPKVESWIAARSD